The Streptomyces sp. Je 1-332 genome has a window encoding:
- a CDS encoding Nramp family divalent metal transporter, whose protein sequence is MADTTGSGTATGDAAPQPRKSSWKYIGPGIVVAATGVGAGDLVATLIAGSNFGYTLLWAAVIGCVVKISLAEACGRWHLATGRTLFDGWASLGRWTSWYFGIYVVIWGFVYGAAAMSSSGLPLQALFPDVMDLKWWAILTGLVGLVFVWFNKYSVFEKVMTVLVGIMFVVTVYLAIRVTPNLGDAFAGLLPVLPDEKDSILNTLGLIGGVGGTITLAAYGYWVNAKGWTNTGWMKVMRLDNRVAYITTGVFVVAMLFVGAELLHSANVAIAGGDKGLVQLSDILEKEYGGATAKLFLIGFLATSFTSLIGVWHGVSLMFADFVERYRKLRAGADSKALSGAEVASGAREKSVPFRAYLLWLTFPPMILLFQGEPFRLIIIYGVLGAAFMPFLALTLVWLLNSSRTPSEWRNGWLSNGMLAIAGLLFLVLCVKQITDQDWSSFF, encoded by the coding sequence ATGGCTGATACGACAGGCAGTGGCACTGCCACGGGAGATGCGGCACCCCAGCCCCGCAAGTCCAGCTGGAAATACATCGGGCCGGGCATCGTCGTCGCCGCGACCGGCGTCGGCGCGGGCGACCTCGTCGCCACGCTCATCGCGGGCAGCAACTTCGGCTACACCCTGCTCTGGGCCGCCGTCATCGGCTGCGTCGTCAAGATCTCGCTCGCCGAGGCCTGCGGACGCTGGCACCTGGCGACCGGCCGCACCCTCTTCGACGGCTGGGCGAGCCTCGGGCGCTGGACGTCGTGGTACTTCGGGATCTACGTCGTGATCTGGGGCTTCGTGTACGGGGCGGCGGCCATGTCGTCGTCCGGCCTGCCGCTTCAGGCCCTCTTCCCCGACGTCATGGATCTCAAGTGGTGGGCGATCCTGACCGGCCTCGTCGGCCTGGTCTTCGTCTGGTTCAACAAGTACTCCGTCTTCGAGAAGGTCATGACGGTGCTCGTCGGCATCATGTTCGTCGTCACCGTCTATCTCGCCATCCGCGTCACCCCGAACCTGGGCGACGCGTTCGCGGGCCTGCTGCCGGTGCTGCCCGACGAGAAGGACTCCATCCTCAACACGCTCGGCCTGATCGGCGGCGTCGGTGGCACCATCACCCTTGCCGCGTACGGCTACTGGGTCAACGCCAAGGGCTGGACGAACACCGGCTGGATGAAGGTGATGCGGCTCGACAACCGCGTCGCGTACATCACCACCGGCGTCTTCGTCGTCGCCATGCTCTTCGTGGGCGCCGAGCTGCTGCACTCCGCGAACGTCGCGATCGCCGGTGGCGACAAGGGGTTGGTGCAGCTCTCCGACATCCTGGAGAAGGAGTACGGAGGGGCCACCGCCAAGCTCTTCCTGATCGGCTTCCTCGCCACGTCCTTCACCTCGCTCATCGGCGTCTGGCACGGCGTGAGCCTGATGTTCGCGGACTTCGTCGAGCGCTACCGCAAGCTGCGGGCGGGCGCCGACTCGAAGGCCCTGTCCGGCGCGGAGGTGGCGTCCGGAGCCCGCGAGAAGTCGGTGCCGTTCCGCGCGTACCTGCTGTGGCTCACGTTCCCGCCGATGATTCTCCTCTTCCAGGGCGAGCCGTTCCGCCTCATCATCATCTACGGCGTGCTCGGCGCGGCCTTCATGCCCTTCCTCGCGCTCACCCTGGTCTGGCTCCTCAACTCCTCGCGCACGCCCAGCGAGTGGCGCAACGGCTGGCTCAGCAACGGCATGCTGGCGATCGCGGGCCTGCTGTTCCTGGTCCTGTGCGTCAAGCAGATCACGGACCAGGACTGGAGCAGTTTCTTCTAG
- a CDS encoding OmpA family protein, with the protein MGHPRSRTLTTATATLTALVLLTVTPASADDEDPSAPPGSTTTSPPPEVDSNSPGLKLADGATLAPAKVLDIKSVVEDLGGEERREDTNTDVKFALQAEVLFPKDSNKLNPEANARIKAIAEEAKAQKATNVRVFGFTDNLGSYSHGKTLSRKRAEAVHDKLASYLGPEVTYSVRGYSEDYPIADNTSEQGRKKNRRVEVTFPRGTAGGAETGKQS; encoded by the coding sequence ATGGGCCACCCACGATCACGCACCCTCACGACAGCCACCGCCACCCTCACGGCCCTGGTCCTCCTGACCGTCACGCCCGCATCCGCCGACGACGAAGACCCCAGCGCCCCCCCGGGCAGCACCACCACATCCCCGCCCCCCGAGGTCGACTCCAACAGCCCGGGTCTGAAGCTCGCCGACGGTGCGACCCTCGCCCCGGCGAAGGTCCTGGACATCAAGTCCGTGGTCGAGGACCTCGGCGGCGAGGAACGCCGCGAGGACACCAACACCGACGTCAAGTTCGCACTGCAGGCAGAGGTCCTGTTCCCCAAGGACAGCAACAAGCTGAATCCGGAGGCGAACGCCCGTATCAAGGCGATCGCGGAGGAGGCCAAGGCGCAGAAGGCGACGAACGTCAGGGTGTTCGGCTTCACGGACAACCTCGGCTCGTACAGCCACGGCAAGACCCTGTCCCGCAAGCGCGCGGAAGCGGTGCACGACAAGCTTGCGAGCTACCTGGGCCCCGAAGTCACCTACTCCGTACGCGGCTACAGCGAGGACTATCCGATCGCGGACAACACCTCCGAGCAGGGCCGCAAGAAGAACCGCCGAGTCGAGGTCACGTTCCCGCGAGGAACGGCAGGAGGCGCCGAAACGGGCAAGCAGAGCTAG
- a CDS encoding pilus assembly protein TadG-related protein: MTPRPSLRSDRGQTLPIYIWMTGILLFVAFAFFAFAQAASARNGAQSAADAAALAAAQDSRDELVDGLGQAIGDGDAWLDWLDGDKFTGDGAQGAADALAADNDSAVTGFGPEEVSGFPGYRVEIETNYTVGDSIIPGTESQHAKASATAVIKPRCGITPASDPEKEVEFECDGGASFEIDPDDFDLEDLPDASALFSVHLAD, encoded by the coding sequence GTGACACCCCGCCCCTCCCTGCGAAGCGATCGCGGGCAGACTCTCCCCATCTACATCTGGATGACGGGGATTCTGCTTTTCGTTGCGTTCGCCTTCTTTGCGTTCGCTCAAGCGGCTTCGGCGCGTAACGGCGCGCAATCGGCGGCCGACGCGGCAGCGTTGGCTGCTGCGCAGGACTCCAGGGATGAGCTGGTCGATGGACTGGGTCAGGCCATCGGTGACGGCGACGCTTGGCTCGACTGGTTGGACGGCGACAAGTTCACCGGTGACGGGGCCCAAGGGGCGGCTGACGCGTTGGCCGCTGATAACGACTCGGCCGTAACTGGCTTTGGTCCGGAGGAAGTGAGCGGATTTCCGGGCTACCGGGTCGAGATCGAGACCAATTACACCGTAGGCGATTCGATCATCCCCGGTACGGAGTCCCAACACGCCAAGGCGTCGGCGACCGCGGTCATCAAGCCGCGCTGCGGCATCACCCCTGCTTCTGACCCGGAGAAAGAGGTGGAGTTCGAGTGTGACGGCGGAGCTTCCTTCGAGATCGATCCTGACGACTTCGATCTAGAGGATCTGCCGGACGCATCTGCTCTCTTCTCCGTGCATCTGGCCGACTGA
- a CDS encoding type II secretion system F family protein produces MENQAALLALGATILTGTLAVAGVHAYASGRAQRQALVDRLAIGPGTGSGSGRGRRFGAVDRRLRRTRLGRSIHLRLSATGLDLTTGEFFVYVVAVVAALWLMAAATLAPFFGPIAGLVAVWSAVVFLNWQRQKRIEAFINQLPDVARILANATAAGLALRTSLAMAAEELEAPAGEELSMVADQLTLGRSIDDTLGELAQRLPSRELIVLVTTLVLSNKAGGSVVNSLRNLTQTLEDRKETRREVRTMLSEVHATAFTVPLLGLGSLLLINSSNEGALARVTGSPMGQMLILISLGLYAVGFFVIRRLGKIEV; encoded by the coding sequence ATGGAGAACCAAGCCGCCCTCCTGGCCCTGGGCGCCACGATCCTGACGGGCACGCTCGCCGTCGCGGGAGTCCACGCGTACGCGTCCGGCCGTGCCCAGCGCCAGGCCCTGGTCGACCGCCTGGCGATCGGCCCCGGCACCGGGAGCGGCTCGGGCCGCGGCAGGCGCTTCGGCGCGGTCGACCGCCGTCTGCGCCGTACCCGCCTGGGCCGCTCCATCCACCTGCGCCTCTCGGCGACGGGCCTCGACCTGACAACGGGCGAGTTCTTCGTCTACGTCGTGGCCGTCGTCGCCGCGCTCTGGCTGATGGCGGCGGCCACACTGGCCCCCTTCTTCGGCCCGATCGCGGGCCTGGTGGCGGTCTGGAGTGCGGTGGTCTTCCTCAACTGGCAACGCCAGAAGCGCATTGAGGCGTTCATCAACCAACTCCCCGACGTGGCCCGCATCCTGGCGAACGCCACGGCGGCGGGCCTGGCCCTGCGCACCTCACTGGCGATGGCGGCGGAGGAGCTGGAAGCGCCGGCGGGCGAGGAACTCTCCATGGTGGCCGACCAGTTGACGCTGGGCCGCTCGATCGACGACACGCTGGGCGAACTGGCGCAGCGCCTCCCGTCCCGCGAACTGATCGTCCTCGTGACGACCCTGGTCCTCTCCAACAAGGCGGGCGGCTCGGTGGTGAACTCCCTGCGCAACCTCACGCAGACCCTGGAAGACCGCAAGGAGACGCGACGCGAGGTCCGCACGATGCTCTCGGAGGTCCACGCGACGGCGTTCACCGTCCCACTCCTGGGCCTCGGCTCGCTGCTCCTCATCAACTCCTCCAACGAAGGCGCGCTGGCGAGGGTGACAGGCTCCCCGATGGGCCAGATGCTGATCCTGATCTCACTCGGCCTGTACGCGGTGGGCTTCTTCGTGATCAGGCGCCTCGGCAAGATCGAAGTGTAG
- a CDS encoding CpaF family protein translates to MSLRDRIATPNDHGKGNDPSRDDSLVAVYRSKLLEEIDLAEMSSLTTADRRVRLERVMGHIISREGPVLSTSERSQLIRRVVDEALGLGVLEPLLADASITEIMVNGPDSIFVERAGRVEQLPLRFASNDQLMQTIERIVSTVNRRVDESNPMVDARLPTGERVNVIIPPLALTGATLTIRRFPRAYTLHELIGLGSLDEHMLLLLSAFVRARFNIIVSGGTGSGKTTLLNALSGLLPAHERIITIEDSAELQLQQDHVIRLESRPPNVEGKGQITIRDLVRNSLRMRPDRIIVGEVRGGETLDMLQAMSTGHDGSLATVHANTAEDALMRLQTLGSMSEVQIPFEALKDQINSAVDVVVQLARHAEGSRKVAEIVLLVSHGREQFRIAPATRFVPHQPGGNGLDRRVHGYFEHLPLPRSVAERLYVAGEPVPPGFGVAQAIDVLNTREAIG, encoded by the coding sequence ATGAGCCTCCGCGACCGCATAGCGACCCCGAACGACCACGGCAAGGGAAACGACCCCAGCCGCGACGACAGCCTCGTGGCCGTCTACCGCTCCAAGCTCCTGGAAGAGATCGACCTCGCCGAGATGTCGTCCCTCACCACGGCGGACCGCCGCGTCCGCCTCGAACGCGTCATGGGCCACATCATCAGCCGCGAGGGCCCCGTCCTCTCGACCTCGGAGCGCTCCCAGCTCATCCGCCGCGTCGTGGACGAGGCCCTGGGACTCGGCGTACTGGAACCGCTCCTCGCCGACGCCTCCATCACGGAGATCATGGTCAACGGCCCCGACTCGATCTTCGTCGAGCGCGCCGGACGCGTCGAACAGCTCCCCCTCCGCTTCGCGTCGAACGACCAGCTCATGCAGACCATCGAACGCATCGTCTCCACGGTCAACCGCCGCGTCGACGAGTCGAACCCGATGGTCGACGCGCGCCTGCCCACCGGCGAGCGCGTGAACGTGATCATCCCGCCACTGGCCCTCACCGGCGCGACGCTCACCATCCGCCGCTTCCCGCGCGCGTACACGCTGCACGAGCTGATCGGCCTCGGCTCGCTCGACGAGCACATGCTGCTCCTGCTCTCCGCCTTCGTACGGGCCCGCTTCAACATCATCGTCAGCGGCGGAACGGGCTCCGGAAAGACGACGCTCCTCAACGCCCTCTCCGGCCTCCTCCCCGCCCACGAACGCATCATCACCATCGAGGACTCGGCCGAACTGCAACTCCAGCAGGACCACGTGATCCGCCTCGAATCCCGGCCCCCGAACGTCGAGGGCAAGGGCCAGATCACCATCCGCGACCTGGTCCGCAACAGCCTCCGTATGCGCCCCGACCGCATCATCGTCGGCGAGGTCCGAGGCGGCGAGACCCTCGACATGCTGCAAGCCATGTCGACGGGCCACGACGGTTCCCTCGCCACGGTCCACGCGAACACGGCGGAGGACGCCCTGATGCGCCTGCAGACCCTCGGATCGATGTCGGAGGTGCAGATCCCCTTCGAGGCGCTGAAGGACCAGATCAACTCGGCGGTGGACGTGGTCGTTCAGCTGGCCAGGCACGCGGAAGGCTCCCGCAAGGTCGCCGAGATCGTCCTGCTCGTCTCGCACGGCCGCGAACAGTTCCGCATCGCCCCGGCGACCCGCTTCGTGCCGCACCAGCCGGGCGGCAACGGCCTGGACCGCCGCGTGCACGGCTACTTCGAGCATCTGCCGCTTCCGCGCTCCGTCGCCGAGCGGCTGTACGTCGCGGGAGAGCCGGTGCCGCCCGGTTTCGGCGTGGCCCAGGCCATCGACGTACTGAACACGAGAGAGGCCATCGGCTGA
- a CDS encoding AAA family ATPase: MTTRILPAVGDMDAARALSTLTGQLPDAEPALPVADSTALLDHLARLAAESLDELPEVVLIHERIGPVPALDLIRDLVLRFPAVGVILITADTSPALLTAAMDSGARGIVGFPLAYDALAERVHAAAAWSAGMRRHLGSAGIELYAGPGETQGGGHVVAVSGAKGGVGTTLATVQLALAAKASGRSVALLDLDLQAGDVSSYLDVQFRRSIADLASITDITPRVLQDAVYTHETGIGLLLAPGEGERGEEITDRVARQTLSALRSRYDVVLVDCGTYVTGASAAAIELADQAILLVTPDVVSVRAAKRMVRLWDRLQIRKAEETLTVVNRHGKGAEIQPSLVERVTGTRVARTTVPANFKELQGAVDAGRMQDLDSKSSVKQALWALAGELGLVDPEAASTGPKRLTLRKRATAAHQNDRGAVTLEFAGMFPLLLAVMGLLWQCALYGYTFSLAGNAADEAARAATAAYAVGEGGAAACEAAAKEHLPSAWQGAEVACTDEGTVWKAHVDADVPLFFPGVDAGWSVSGEAGAAKEGEDGDG, from the coding sequence ATGACGACCCGCATCCTCCCCGCCGTGGGGGACATGGACGCGGCCCGCGCGCTGTCGACGCTGACGGGACAGCTGCCGGACGCCGAACCCGCCCTGCCCGTCGCAGACTCCACCGCCCTGCTCGACCACCTGGCAAGACTCGCCGCGGAGTCACTCGACGAGCTCCCCGAAGTCGTCCTCATCCATGAGCGCATCGGCCCCGTCCCCGCCCTGGACCTGATCCGCGACCTCGTACTCCGCTTCCCCGCGGTAGGCGTCATCCTCATCACCGCCGACACCAGCCCCGCCCTCCTCACCGCCGCGATGGACTCCGGCGCCCGCGGCATCGTCGGCTTCCCCCTCGCGTACGACGCGCTCGCCGAGCGGGTGCACGCGGCGGCCGCCTGGTCGGCGGGGATGCGCAGGCACCTGGGCAGCGCCGGCATAGAGCTCTACGCCGGGCCGGGGGAGACCCAGGGCGGCGGCCACGTCGTCGCGGTCAGCGGGGCCAAGGGAGGCGTGGGAACCACCCTCGCCACCGTCCAACTCGCCCTCGCGGCAAAGGCGTCCGGCCGCAGCGTCGCCCTCCTCGACCTGGATCTCCAGGCCGGCGACGTCTCCTCGTACCTGGACGTGCAGTTCCGCCGTTCCATCGCCGACCTCGCGTCGATCACCGACATCACCCCCCGCGTCCTCCAGGACGCCGTCTACACCCACGAGACCGGCATCGGCCTCCTCCTGGCCCCCGGCGAGGGCGAGCGGGGCGAGGAGATCACCGACCGGGTGGCCCGTCAGACGCTCAGCGCCCTGCGCAGCCGCTACGACGTCGTGCTCGTCGACTGCGGTACGTACGTCACCGGGGCGAGCGCGGCGGCGATCGAACTCGCCGACCAGGCGATCCTCCTCGTTACCCCGGACGTCGTCTCCGTACGCGCCGCCAAGCGCATGGTGCGCCTGTGGGACCGCCTCCAGATCCGCAAGGCGGAGGAGACGCTCACCGTCGTCAACCGCCACGGCAAGGGCGCGGAGATCCAGCCCTCCCTGGTGGAAAGGGTGACGGGGACACGCGTGGCCCGCACCACCGTGCCCGCGAACTTCAAGGAACTACAGGGCGCGGTCGACGCGGGTCGGATGCAGGACCTGGACAGCAAGTCCTCGGTGAAGCAGGCGCTGTGGGCGCTGGCGGGCGAGCTGGGCCTGGTGGACCCGGAGGCGGCGTCCACCGGGCCCAAACGGCTGACGCTCCGCAAGCGGGCCACAGCCGCACACCAGAACGACCGGGGCGCCGTAACCCTGGAGTTCGCCGGGATGTTCCCGCTGCTGCTCGCCGTGATGGGCCTCCTGTGGCAGTGCGCGCTGTACGGCTACACCTTCTCCCTGGCGGGCAACGCGGCGGACGAGGCCGCGCGTGCGGCGACGGCGGCGTACGCGGTGGGGGAGGGCGGCGCGGCGGCATGCGAGGCCGCGGCGAAGGAGCACCTGCCGTCGGCGTGGCAGGGCGCGGAGGTGGCCTGCACAGACGAGGGAACGGTGTGGAAGGCCCACGTGGACGCGGACGTACCGCTGTTCTTCCCCGGGGTCGACGCGGGGTGGAGCGTGAGCGGGGAGGCGGGCGCGGCGAAGGAGGGCGAGGACGGCGATGGGTAA
- a CDS encoding chitinase, translating into MDHARGRTRRKAGSVIGLTTALALALTGLLTGGADNADADTRAVPKHAVTGYWQNFDNGATVQKLSDVQDEYDIIAVSFADATGTPGELAFNLDSAGLGGYTVDQFKADIKAKQAAGKSVILSVGGEKGAVSVNDGASATAFADSAYKLMQEYGFDGVDIDLENGLNSTYMSQALKSLAGKAGSGFVLTMAPQTIDMQSTSNEYFKTALAVKDILTVVNMQYYNSGSMLGCDGKVYSQGSVDFLTALACIQLEGGLAPSQVGIGVPASAKAAGGGYVSPSVVNQALDCLAKGTSCGSFKPSKTYPDIRGAMTWSTNWDAADGNAWSKAVGPHVHGLP; encoded by the coding sequence GTGGACCACGCACGCGGCAGGACACGCAGGAAGGCAGGGTCCGTCATCGGTCTGACCACGGCACTCGCCCTCGCGCTCACCGGCCTGCTCACCGGCGGCGCCGACAACGCCGACGCCGACACCCGCGCCGTGCCGAAGCACGCGGTGACGGGCTACTGGCAGAACTTCGACAACGGCGCCACGGTCCAGAAGCTGAGCGACGTACAGGACGAGTACGACATCATCGCGGTCTCCTTCGCGGACGCGACCGGCACGCCGGGCGAGCTGGCCTTCAACCTCGACTCGGCCGGGCTCGGCGGGTACACCGTCGACCAGTTCAAGGCCGACATCAAGGCCAAGCAGGCGGCCGGGAAGTCCGTGATCCTCTCGGTCGGCGGCGAGAAGGGCGCGGTGTCCGTCAACGACGGCGCGTCGGCGACCGCCTTCGCCGACTCGGCGTACAAGCTCATGCAGGAGTACGGCTTCGACGGCGTCGACATCGACCTGGAGAACGGGCTCAACTCGACGTACATGTCACAGGCCCTGAAATCCCTTGCCGGGAAGGCGGGTTCGGGGTTCGTTCTGACCATGGCGCCGCAGACGATCGACATGCAGTCGACGTCGAACGAGTACTTCAAGACGGCGCTCGCGGTGAAGGACATCCTCACCGTCGTCAACATGCAGTACTACAACAGCGGTTCGATGCTGGGCTGTGACGGCAAGGTCTACAGCCAGGGCTCGGTCGACTTCCTCACCGCGCTCGCCTGCATCCAGCTGGAGGGCGGCCTCGCCCCGTCCCAGGTCGGCATAGGCGTCCCGGCGTCGGCGAAGGCGGCCGGCGGCGGCTACGTCTCGCCGTCCGTGGTGAACCAGGCCCTCGACTGCCTGGCGAAGGGCACCAGCTGCGGTTCCTTCAAGCCGTCCAAGACGTACCCCGACATCCGGGGTGCGATGACCTGGTCGACGAACTGGGACGCGGCGGACGGCAACGCCTGGTCCAAGGCGGTCGGCCCGCACGTCCACGGGCTGCCGTAG
- a CDS encoding TadE/TadG family type IV pilus assembly protein — translation MLEFAGFLPILLLIGLAAIQLGLVGYAVNQAGSGARAAARVASQGEGGEAAGLAAMDGSLDAGVVISGGGATTTADVTVQVPTLLPFVDGWSVTKSATMPNDDDEDGS, via the coding sequence ATGCTCGAATTCGCCGGCTTCCTCCCCATCCTGCTCCTCATCGGCCTGGCCGCCATCCAACTGGGCCTCGTCGGTTACGCGGTGAATCAGGCGGGATCAGGCGCCCGCGCCGCGGCACGCGTCGCCTCCCAGGGTGAGGGCGGCGAGGCGGCGGGCCTCGCGGCGATGGACGGAAGCCTCGACGCCGGGGTCGTCATCAGCGGGGGCGGCGCCACGACGACGGCGGACGTCACCGTCCAAGTCCCCACACTGCTCCCCTTTGTGGACGGATGGTCCGTCACGAAGTCGGCGACCATGCCCAACGACGATGACGAAGACGGGAGCTGA
- a CDS encoding class I SAM-dependent methyltransferase has protein sequence MSSFDTLVAEAESAPTEGWDFSWFEGRASEERPSWRYAHAMGERLGHATASLDIQTGGGEVLASAPSLPPLAVATEGWAPNVAKATALLHPRGVVVVSSPEDAPLPFAAEAFDLVTSRHPVKAHFDEIARVLRPGGTYFAQHVGPASVFEVVEYFLGPQPDHVRNGRHPDGERAEAEAAGLEIVDLRAERLQMEFYDIGAVIHFLRKVVWMVPDFSVERYWSRLRELHDQIEAEGSFVAHSTRHLFDARKKS, from the coding sequence ATGAGCAGTTTCGACACACTTGTGGCGGAAGCCGAGTCGGCCCCGACCGAGGGCTGGGACTTCTCCTGGTTCGAGGGGAGGGCCTCGGAGGAGCGGCCCTCCTGGCGGTACGCCCACGCCATGGGGGAGCGGCTAGGGCACGCCACCGCCTCCCTCGACATCCAGACCGGCGGCGGTGAGGTCCTCGCCTCCGCGCCCTCGCTCCCGCCGCTCGCCGTCGCCACGGAGGGGTGGGCGCCGAACGTCGCCAAGGCAACCGCCCTGCTGCATCCGCGGGGCGTGGTGGTCGTTTCCTCGCCGGAGGACGCGCCGCTGCCCTTCGCCGCGGAGGCCTTCGACCTGGTCACAAGCCGGCACCCGGTGAAGGCACATTTCGACGAGATCGCGCGCGTGCTGCGCCCCGGGGGCACGTACTTCGCCCAGCACGTGGGCCCCGCCAGCGTCTTCGAGGTCGTCGAGTACTTTCTCGGGCCCCAGCCCGACCACGTACGGAACGGGCGTCACCCCGACGGCGAACGTGCCGAGGCGGAGGCGGCGGGTCTGGAGATCGTCGACCTGCGGGCCGAGCGGCTCCAGATGGAGTTCTACGACATCGGGGCCGTCATCCACTTCCTGCGGAAGGTCGTGTGGATGGTGCCGGACTTCTCGGTGGAGCGGTACTGGTCGCGGCTGCGGGAACTGCATGACCAGATCGAGGCGGAGGGCTCGTTCGTGGCCCACAGCACGCGTCATCTCTTCGACGCCCGTAAGAAGAGCTAA
- the cpaB gene encoding Flp pilus assembly protein CpaB: MNSRQRRGVILLVLSVLAAFGAFAGVLSVIRDVNSKVGPEVAAYKLKGDIAPYKELSADQFEKVEMPERWLSENAVTDLRQVRGKIAVTELREGSLLQTDMIVDRPELDPGQQEIAIMIDAATGVAGKITPGATVNIYATFKAETDNAKDQSKVIVESAKVIDVGKLTALDPDQDDRSSRRTATEAVPITFALDTADAQRVAYAESFATHVRLALVGQGEEPAIPRGDRTYTLDEDK; this comes from the coding sequence ATGAACTCACGCCAGCGCCGCGGCGTCATCCTGCTGGTCCTTTCGGTCCTGGCCGCGTTCGGCGCGTTCGCGGGCGTCCTCTCGGTGATCCGGGACGTGAACTCGAAGGTGGGGCCCGAGGTCGCCGCGTACAAGCTCAAGGGGGACATCGCCCCCTACAAGGAGCTGAGCGCGGACCAGTTCGAGAAGGTCGAGATGCCGGAGCGTTGGCTCTCGGAGAACGCGGTCACCGATCTGCGCCAGGTCCGCGGCAAGATCGCGGTGACGGAGCTGCGGGAGGGGTCGCTGCTCCAGACGGACATGATCGTCGACCGCCCCGAACTCGATCCGGGGCAGCAGGAGATCGCCATCATGATCGACGCGGCGACGGGTGTGGCGGGCAAGATCACGCCCGGCGCGACGGTCAACATCTACGCCACTTTCAAGGCCGAGACCGACAACGCCAAGGACCAGTCGAAGGTCATCGTCGAGTCGGCGAAGGTGATCGACGTGGGCAAGCTGACGGCCCTGGACCCGGACCAGGACGACCGCAGCAGCCGTCGTACGGCGACGGAAGCGGTGCCGATCACGTTCGCCCTGGACACGGCGGACGCGCAGCGCGTGGCGTACGCGGAGTCGTTCGCGACACACGTACGGCTCGCCTTGGTCGGCCAGGGCGAGGAACCCGCCATCCCCCGGGGCGACCGAACGTACACACTCGACGAGGACAAGTAG
- a CDS encoding DUF5936 domain-containing protein: MAAVMGLAVAGVCQGIRMYRAEAKLPSDLAIALEVGATRVSTAGSAVDRLGIRFAPLVLRLMGPKRVDAKRRKIDMAGNPGGLTIDRYAARRAVYGIFGTVMALVFLTNGSSLFGLLTFAFGVTAADGLIWQAIRERREVIDRTLPDFLDVLAVVVSAGLGFRQALDRVAERYEGPWADELRITLRQMDMGVSRRQAFDELRRRNASEQVSQFVSALQQGEELGSPIADTLIQLATDMRRTDAQNSRRRAAKTIPKATMVTLVFMLPATMILIAAGMFLGSGSDFGSILGK; this comes from the coding sequence ATGGCGGCCGTGATGGGCCTGGCGGTGGCGGGGGTGTGCCAGGGCATCCGCATGTACCGGGCGGAGGCGAAACTCCCCTCGGACCTGGCGATCGCCCTGGAGGTGGGCGCCACCCGCGTCTCGACGGCGGGCTCGGCGGTGGACCGCCTCGGCATACGCTTCGCGCCGCTGGTCCTGCGCCTGATGGGCCCGAAACGCGTGGACGCCAAGCGCCGCAAGATAGACATGGCAGGCAACCCCGGAGGCCTGACGATCGACCGCTACGCGGCACGCAGAGCGGTGTACGGCATCTTCGGCACGGTCATGGCCCTGGTCTTCCTCACCAACGGCTCATCCCTCTTCGGCCTCCTGACCTTCGCCTTCGGAGTGACGGCGGCGGACGGACTGATCTGGCAGGCGATACGGGAACGCCGCGAGGTCATCGACCGCACCCTGCCGGACTTCCTGGACGTCCTCGCGGTGGTGGTCTCGGCGGGCCTCGGCTTCCGCCAGGCCCTAGACCGCGTGGCGGAACGCTACGAGGGCCCCTGGGCGGACGAACTCCGCATCACCCTCCGCCAGATGGACATGGGAGTGAGCCGCCGCCAGGCCTTCGACGAACTACGCCGCAGAAACGCCTCCGAACAGGTCTCCCAGTTCGTCTCGGCGCTCCAGCAGGGCGAGGAACTGGGCTCACCGATCGCGGACACCCTGATCCAACTGGCAACGGACATGCGCCGCACGGACGCCCAGAACTCCCGCCGCAGGGCGGCGAAAACGATCCCCAAGGCAACGATGGTGACGCTGGTGTTCATGCTTCCGGCCACGATGATCCTGATCGCGGCGGGGATGTTTCTCGGTTCGGGTTCGGACTTCGGCTCGATCCTGGGGAAGTGA